The genomic window CAACGGACTTCGGATCCGTAGGTTGGGGGTTCGAATCCTCTCCGGCGCGCCAGTTTTAGTTCCCGACCTGATTCTTTCTATGTCGGGAATTTTTATTGCTATTTTTAGAGCGGGATGGAGCCGTAAGCAGGCCGTGTGCGCTTTCGATGGCCATCGGCGCGCGAAAAATTTATAAGGCTCGTCTGGCTGTGGCCATAACTGG from Acetomicrobium sp. S15 = DSM 107314 includes these protein-coding regions:
- a CDS encoding CinA family protein is translated as MLFLERDGAVSRPCALSMAIGARKIYKARLAVAITG